Proteins encoded together in one Rhodospirillales bacterium window:
- a CDS encoding response regulator transcription factor produces the protein MHLLLVEDDTETARYVATALERAGHTVAWSADGREALDLARNASFDVLIVDRMLPAIDGVSLVRQLRGEGGGAPVLFLSALAGIDDRVTGLEAGGDDYLIKPFAIAELLARVSALGRRSSTAESPTRLRVADLELDLIRRTATRSGDPIDLLPREFELLEFLMCNAGKVVTKTMLLERVWKFTFDPKTTVVETHVSRLRNKIDKGFAPELIHTVRGVGYCLRGLA, from the coding sequence ATGCATCTCCTGCTTGTGGAGGACGACACCGAGACCGCCCGCTATGTGGCGACCGCCCTGGAACGCGCCGGCCACACCGTTGCATGGTCGGCGGATGGCAGGGAAGCGCTCGACCTCGCGCGGAATGCCAGCTTCGACGTGCTGATCGTCGATCGCATGCTGCCGGCGATCGACGGCGTCAGCTTGGTCAGGCAGCTCAGGGGCGAGGGGGGCGGCGCACCGGTGCTGTTCCTCAGCGCGCTTGCCGGCATCGACGACCGCGTCACCGGCCTCGAGGCCGGCGGCGACGACTACCTGATCAAGCCGTTCGCGATCGCCGAGCTGCTCGCCAGGGTCAGCGCGCTGGGCCGGCGCTCGTCGACGGCGGAATCACCGACCCGGCTGCGGGTGGCCGACCTCGAGCTCGACCTGATCCGGCGGACTGCGACGCGGTCGGGCGACCCGATCGATTTGCTCCCGCGCGAGTTCGAGCTGCTCGAGTTTCTGATGTGCAACGCGGGGAAGGTGGTGACCAAGACAATGCTGCTGGAACGCGTCTGGAAGTTCACCTTCGATCCGAAAACCACCGTCGTCGAGACGCACGTCAGCCGGCTGCGCAACAAGATCGACAAGGGCTTCGCACCGGAGCTGATCCACACCGTACGCGGCGTCGGATACTGCTTGCGTGGACTGGCGTAA
- a CDS encoding peptidyl-prolyl cis-trans isomerase, protein MLDAIRKRAGSLVVKILFLILVLSFGVWGIADVISPRGHGDWAAKVGDETISATAFQTEVRATVRRLGAAMGKPIDAEQARALGISSSVLNQMVERALFEKAAYDLKLTVTDASIRDLIKGDERFFNASGAFDADVFNRLLRSNDLTEDRYVALLRQEMLRQQLLSSLTGGVVPPQAAVEALTLYHGERRTAEIVRIMDANISGIPAPDEDALKTFYSDFSGLFATPELRSVSAVILSANAVAANLTLDDEELRRQYQERLADYTRAERRSFRQIVFADEAAARAARSRLDSGTDFTTLARDTAAKSGGNTDAEVIGPVTRDQLPPELAEVIFRTPAGGTSEPIHTSLGWHLITVTAVEPGAVKPFAEVKDELAAAVKHDRAIDSLVDLSNKLDDALGRGASLSEAASELGISVRTISALDSSGQDADGKPVPDLPAKFVESVFSTPANSDSGLVEADNETYFVVHVDAIKPSAVPPLETIKARVAEAWLAHERTTKARALADETAERVRGGASLAAIASEKGWKLETTPAFGREGEGATDLPRPLITALFAAKAGETLSVPIDDGFAVARLATVSAPGEDAMRVAEPGVRNELTQSLQGDIITQLAAALRQRYSVKINPQALERSL, encoded by the coding sequence ATGCTGGACGCCATCCGCAAACGCGCCGGGTCGCTGGTCGTAAAAATCCTGTTCTTGATCCTGGTGCTGAGCTTCGGCGTGTGGGGGATCGCCGACGTCATCAGCCCACGCGGACACGGTGACTGGGCCGCGAAGGTCGGTGACGAGACGATCTCGGCCACGGCTTTCCAAACGGAGGTGCGGGCGACCGTGCGCCGTCTGGGCGCCGCGATGGGCAAGCCGATCGATGCCGAACAGGCCCGGGCCCTCGGCATCTCCTCGTCGGTCCTCAACCAGATGGTCGAACGCGCGCTCTTCGAAAAGGCGGCTTATGACCTGAAGTTGACCGTCACCGACGCGAGCATCCGCGACCTGATCAAGGGCGACGAGCGGTTTTTCAACGCCTCGGGCGCCTTTGATGCCGACGTGTTCAACCGGCTCCTGCGCAGCAACGATCTGACCGAAGACCGCTACGTCGCCCTCCTACGTCAGGAAATGCTACGCCAGCAATTGCTGAGCAGCCTTACCGGCGGCGTCGTTCCACCGCAGGCGGCCGTCGAAGCCCTTACGCTTTACCACGGTGAACGGCGAACCGCCGAGATCGTGCGCATCATGGATGCCAACATCAGCGGCATCCCCGCGCCCGATGAGGACGCGCTCAAGACGTTCTACAGCGATTTCTCCGGCCTGTTCGCCACTCCGGAGCTCCGTTCCGTCAGTGCCGTCATCCTGTCCGCCAACGCCGTCGCCGCGAATCTGACCCTCGACGACGAGGAACTGCGACGCCAGTATCAGGAAAGGCTCGCGGATTACACCCGGGCCGAGCGCCGTAGCTTTCGCCAGATTGTCTTTGCCGACGAAGCCGCAGCGCGGGCAGCGCGCTCGCGGCTTGACAGCGGCACCGACTTCACCACGCTCGCCCGCGACACCGCGGCGAAGAGCGGCGGCAACACCGATGCCGAGGTTATCGGCCCGGTGACGCGCGATCAGCTTCCGCCGGAACTCGCCGAGGTGATTTTCCGCACGCCGGCAGGGGGGACAAGCGAGCCGATCCACACCTCCCTCGGCTGGCACCTGATCACGGTGACCGCTGTTGAACCCGGCGCGGTCAAGCCCTTCGCCGAAGTGAAGGACGAACTCGCCGCGGCGGTGAAACACGACCGGGCGATCGATTCACTTGTCGATCTTAGCAACAAGCTCGACGACGCGCTCGGCCGGGGCGCCAGTCTCAGCGAAGCCGCGAGCGAACTCGGGATTTCGGTGCGCACGATTTCGGCGCTCGATTCCTCCGGACAGGACGCCGACGGCAAACCAGTGCCAGACCTGCCGGCAAAGTTCGTCGAATCGGTGTTTTCCACCCCGGCAAACAGCGACAGCGGCCTAGTCGAGGCAGACAACGAAACCTATTTCGTCGTCCACGTCGACGCGATCAAACCATCCGCGGTACCGCCCCTGGAGACGATCAAGGCCCGCGTCGCCGAGGCCTGGCTCGCTCACGAGCGCACCACCAAGGCGAGAGCGCTCGCCGATGAGACGGCGGAGCGCGTGCGCGGCGGCGCCAGCCTTGCGGCCATCGCCAGCGAGAAGGGCTGGAAACTGGAAACGACGCCCGCCTTCGGTCGCGAGGGCGAAGGCGCAACCGACCTGCCCCGTCCGCTGATCACCGCTCTTTTCGCCGCCAAGGCCGGCGAGACCCTGAGCGTGCCGATCGATGACGGCTTCGCCGTGGCGCGGCTTGCGACGGTGAGCGCGCCGGGAGAGGATGCGATGCGCGTTGCCGAGCCGGGTGTCCGCAATGAGCTGACCCAGTCGCTGCAAGGCGACATTATCACGCAGCTCGCGGCCGCCTTGCGCCAGCGCTACTCGGTCAAGATCAACCCGCAAGCCCTCGAGCGCTCGCTCTGA
- a CDS encoding toll/interleukin-1 receptor domain-containing protein, translating to MKKSRAFFSYARANSEYVLRLAKDLRAAGINLWLDQLDIAPGERWDQSIQQALEDCGTLLVILSPASVRSQNVMDEVSFALQAQKRILPIVYEHCEIPFRLRRLQYIDLTDNDAPDYSRLLDVLASEPAPRWEREHSQPEQRTRHDAPPSPAAPAVSAKGGFNFGCVGGNVSVRAGGDIVAGDKVIQTTTTTTTISTGFKKEDDKQRFLHEIDELCATLRRLQAKMHETPGLDEDITDEMTGDLLRQIGALKLIKSVAAALAIAEQPPPEERKNIESALQGACSVLDKVKGVCDRSLGAAEAVAACIGKAMPLVLSARHLFGLP from the coding sequence ATGAAAAAATCGAGGGCTTTTTTCAGTTATGCCCGTGCGAATTCGGAGTACGTTCTAAGGCTGGCGAAAGATTTGCGCGCGGCTGGGATAAATCTCTGGCTTGACCAACTCGACATAGCACCGGGCGAGCGTTGGGATCAGTCGATCCAACAGGCATTGGAAGACTGCGGAACACTTCTCGTCATTCTTTCCCCAGCGTCTGTCCGTTCGCAGAACGTCATGGATGAAGTGTCATTCGCACTTCAAGCGCAAAAGCGAATACTTCCGATAGTATACGAACATTGCGAGATACCCTTTCGTTTGCGCCGCCTCCAATATATCGACCTTACCGACAACGACGCCCCTGATTACTCGCGACTGCTCGACGTATTGGCGAGTGAGCCTGCACCCAGGTGGGAACGCGAACACAGTCAGCCTGAACAACGCACGCGCCACGACGCTCCGCCATCACCCGCTGCGCCGGCCGTGAGTGCCAAGGGCGGCTTCAATTTCGGCTGTGTGGGCGGGAACGTCAGCGTTCGCGCCGGTGGTGACATCGTCGCCGGCGACAAGGTCATTCAAACGACGACAACGACCACGACGATCAGCACCGGCTTCAAGAAGGAGGACGACAAGCAGCGGTTTTTGCACGAGATCGACGAACTGTGCGCGACGTTGCGCCGGTTGCAGGCAAAGATGCACGAAACGCCGGGGTTGGATGAGGACATCACGGATGAGATGACCGGCGATCTCCTCCGGCAGATCGGGGCGCTGAAACTGATCAAATCGGTCGCCGCCGCCCTTGCGATCGCCGAACAACCGCCGCCGGAGGAGCGCAAGAACATTGAATCCGCCCTGCAAGGCGCCTGTTCCGTCCTCGATAAGGTGAAGGGCGTCTGCGACCGATCGCTCGGAGCCGCCGAGGCCGTCGCCGCCTGCATCGGCAAAGCGATGCCGCTCGTTCTTTCGGCGCGTCATCTATTCGGTTTGCCATGA
- the trpE gene encoding anthranilate synthase component I yields MDIQPPYSTFARTYAQGRAQVLWTSLVADLDTPVSAMLKLAKGLPNTFLLESVEGGAVRGRYSFIGRDPDLIWRCHGNAAEVRRPHESGGDAFNPCPVGNAEGALASLRAIVAASRIDLPAGLPPMSAGLFGYIGYDMVRLMERLPDGNPDTLGLPDGLFVRPLVICVFDTIADRLTIVTPVRPRTGSTVGLAYEEARERLATAIADFSRTVPRGRGPAEPPQPMPQPDSNITQPAYHAMVEKAKGYIFAGDIFQVVPSQRFRVPFDHPPFALYRALRRLNPSPFLFYLDFDGFAVVGSSPEILVRVRDGKVTIRPIAGTRRRGASREEDVALEAELLADPKERAEHLMLLDLGRNDVGRVAETGSVRVTEQMVIERYSHVMHIVSNVEGTLDAKYDVIDALIAGFPAGTVSGAPKVRAMEIIDELEPERRGIYGGCIGYIGASGELDTCIALRTAIVKDKMLYVQAGGGIVADSDAEAEYQETCNKAGALLRAAAQAAGYTD; encoded by the coding sequence ATGGATATTCAGCCGCCCTATTCGACCTTCGCCCGCACCTATGCGCAAGGGCGCGCGCAGGTGCTATGGACATCGCTCGTCGCCGACCTCGATACGCCGGTCTCAGCGATGCTGAAACTCGCCAAGGGATTGCCGAACACATTCCTGCTCGAGTCCGTCGAAGGCGGCGCCGTTCGCGGCCGCTATTCGTTCATCGGGCGCGATCCCGATCTGATCTGGCGCTGCCACGGAAACGCCGCCGAAGTGCGCCGGCCGCACGAGTCCGGCGGCGATGCCTTCAATCCCTGCCCGGTCGGCAACGCGGAGGGGGCCCTCGCCTCGCTGCGGGCCATTGTCGCCGCCTCGCGCATTGATCTGCCGGCCGGCCTGCCGCCGATGTCGGCCGGCCTGTTCGGCTACATCGGCTATGATATGGTGCGGCTGATGGAGCGGCTGCCGGACGGCAATCCCGACACCTTGGGATTACCGGATGGTCTGTTCGTTAGACCGCTGGTGATCTGCGTCTTCGATACCATCGCCGACCGCCTGACGATCGTCACCCCGGTCCGGCCGCGCACGGGCTCTACCGTTGGCCTGGCCTACGAAGAGGCGCGCGAGCGCCTGGCAACGGCGATCGCCGATTTCTCGCGGACGGTCCCGCGCGGGCGCGGGCCGGCGGAACCGCCGCAGCCGATGCCACAGCCGGACTCGAACATCACCCAACCCGCCTACCACGCGATGGTCGAAAAGGCGAAGGGGTACATCTTCGCCGGCGATATCTTCCAGGTGGTTCCGTCGCAGCGCTTCCGCGTGCCGTTCGATCATCCGCCCTTCGCGCTCTACCGGGCGCTGCGACGATTGAATCCGTCGCCGTTCCTCTTCTACCTCGACTTCGACGGGTTCGCCGTCGTCGGGTCCAGCCCGGAGATCCTCGTGCGCGTGCGCGACGGCAAGGTCACCATCCGGCCGATCGCCGGAACCCGCCGGCGTGGCGCCAGCCGCGAGGAGGACGTGGCGCTGGAGGCCGAACTTCTCGCCGATCCGAAGGAGCGGGCCGAGCACCTGATGTTGCTCGATCTCGGGCGCAACGACGTCGGCCGCGTTGCCGAGACCGGCTCGGTGCGCGTCACCGAACAAATGGTGATCGAGCGCTATTCGCATGTGATGCACATCGTCTCCAACGTCGAGGGCACGCTCGATGCCAAATATGATGTCATCGACGCGCTGATCGCCGGCTTTCCCGCCGGTACCGTCTCCGGAGCACCAAAGGTGCGGGCGATGGAGATTATCGATGAGCTGGAGCCGGAGCGGCGCGGTATCTATGGCGGCTGCATCGGTTATATCGGCGCGTCGGGCGAGCTCGATACCTGCATTGCCCTGCGCACCGCCATCGTCAAGGATAAGATGCTCTACGTTCAGGCGGGCGGTGGCATCGTCGCCGACAGCGACGCCGAAGCCGAATACCAGGAGACCTGCAACAAGGCGGGGGCCCTCCTCCGCGCCGCCGCGCAGGCGGCCGGCTACACGGATTAA
- a CDS encoding EamA family transporter, with the protein MRPLTVQWQFWALLSAGFAALTAIFGKVGVETINPDLATLIRTIVIALLLTLILAATGGFQSPDSISFRSSVFLALSGLATGASWICYFRALKLGQASQVAPIDKLSVVLVAAFGVAFLGERLSAINWLGILLVAAGALLVAHRP; encoded by the coding sequence ATGAGACCGTTGACCGTGCAGTGGCAGTTCTGGGCCTTGCTCTCGGCGGGGTTCGCCGCCCTCACGGCGATTTTCGGCAAGGTCGGCGTGGAGACGATCAATCCGGATCTGGCAACGCTGATCCGCACGATCGTCATCGCCCTGTTGCTGACCCTGATCCTCGCAGCGACGGGAGGGTTTCAAAGTCCGGACTCCATTTCTTTTCGCTCGTCCGTCTTTCTGGCGCTTTCCGGTCTCGCCACCGGGGCCTCTTGGATCTGTTATTTCCGCGCTCTGAAGCTCGGCCAGGCCTCGCAGGTAGCGCCGATCGACAAGCTCAGCGTTGTCCTCGTTGCCGCCTTCGGGGTCGCGTTTCTAGGCGAGCGCCTGTCAGCAATAAACTGGCTCGGAATCCTCCTGGTTGCCGCGGGTGCCCTGCTGGTCGCTCACAGACCGTGA
- a CDS encoding helix-turn-helix domain-containing protein: MARLAIGDLAKRTGTTVETIRYYERIGLLPEPGRTEGNYRAYDKGHLGRLSFIRRARNLGFSLNQVRELLGLADQRDSSCEAVDMIARQHLAEVERKIADLNALRDELTDLIGRCHRGTIAECRILETLAPARSTQACAIQADDACARTDTHGTSPAGCGTHSITHRSRQAAGPHREERRRG, from the coding sequence ATGGCGCGGTTGGCAATCGGTGATCTTGCGAAACGGACAGGCACCACGGTGGAGACGATCCGCTACTATGAGCGGATCGGCCTGCTGCCGGAGCCGGGACGCACCGAGGGCAATTACCGCGCCTATGACAAAGGGCACCTTGGACGGCTGAGCTTCATCCGGCGCGCTCGCAACCTCGGCTTCTCGCTCAATCAGGTCCGCGAGCTGCTGGGACTGGCCGACCAGCGGGACAGTTCCTGCGAGGCGGTGGATATGATCGCGCGGCAACACTTGGCCGAAGTCGAGCGCAAGATCGCCGACCTCAACGCGCTTCGCGACGAACTGACCGACCTCATTGGCCGCTGTCATCGGGGCACAATCGCCGAATGCCGCATTCTTGAAACGCTCGCGCCAGCCCGTTCAACGCAGGCATGCGCCATTCAAGCTGACGATGCCTGCGCACGGACCGACACGCACGGCACATCGCCGGCCGGATGCGGCACGCATTCGATCACCCACCGCTCGCGGCAGGCAGCGGGCCCGCATCGTGAAGAACGAAGGAGAGGCTGA
- a CDS encoding cation transporter has product MAGCCHNNHCSSYQELNSPHWRRALWIALAVNASMFLTEIVGGVAAGSASLQADAIDFLGDAANYALSLSVAGMALTWRARAAQLKGWSLGLLGAGVLLSTAWHAYAGILPKAETMGVIGVLALLANGCVALMLYRFRTGDANMRSVWICSRNDAIGNLAVLAAAGGVFGTGSVWPDLIVAAIMAALGISGGWRIVQHAHADLRSPQVIPVGTAR; this is encoded by the coding sequence ATGGCCGGCTGCTGCCACAATAACCATTGCTCCTCCTACCAGGAGCTTAACAGCCCACACTGGCGCCGGGCGCTGTGGATCGCCCTCGCAGTCAACGCCTCCATGTTCCTGACTGAGATCGTCGGCGGCGTCGCGGCGGGCTCCGCCTCGCTTCAGGCCGATGCCATCGATTTCCTGGGCGACGCTGCCAACTACGCGCTCAGCCTCAGCGTCGCCGGCATGGCGCTAACCTGGCGGGCGCGGGCCGCCCAGCTCAAGGGCTGGTCGCTCGGTCTTTTGGGCGCGGGCGTGCTGCTTTCGACGGCATGGCACGCCTATGCCGGCATTTTGCCCAAGGCTGAGACCATGGGAGTGATTGGCGTCTTGGCTCTTCTCGCCAACGGCTGCGTGGCGCTGATGCTCTATCGCTTCCGTACGGGCGATGCGAACATGCGTTCCGTGTGGATTTGCTCGCGCAACGACGCGATCGGCAACCTCGCCGTGCTCGCGGCGGCAGGAGGCGTGTTCGGCACCGGAAGCGTGTGGCCAGACCTGATCGTGGCCGCGATTATGGCTGCGCTCGGTATTAGCGGCGGATGGCGGATCGTGCAGCACGCCCATGCCGACCTACGCAGCCCACAGGTCATACCGGTTGGTACGGCACGCTGA
- the kdsA gene encoding 3-deoxy-8-phosphooctulonate synthase → MRRSRSLCGIAEGAGAGAHSGGLGPSAEAAGWTKPRRRALTPPRHVTVSGLAIGNDLPLVIIAGPCVMESRAHALETAYALAEMARDLDVGLIYKTSFDKANRTSLSGARGAGLDAALPVFAEIRESVGLPVITDVHEPAHCAAVAKVVDVLQIPAFLCRQTDLLVAAAETGCAINVKKGQFLAPWDMVNVVEKIRAAGNDRVMVCERGASFGYNTLISDMRALPILANTGCPVVFDATHSVQQPGGKGSASGGQREFAPILARAAVAVGVAAVFMETHPDPDSAPSDGPNMIPMKQLPAVIGALLEFDRLAKAHPVSI, encoded by the coding sequence ATGAGGCGTAGCCGATCGCTTTGCGGCATTGCCGAAGGCGCGGGCGCGGGTGCACACTCCGGTGGCCTCGGTCCATCGGCCGAGGCCGCCGGATGGACGAAGCCTAGGAGACGCGCGTTGACACCCCCCCGCCACGTCACGGTCAGCGGGCTGGCAATCGGCAACGATCTGCCGCTCGTGATTATCGCCGGCCCCTGCGTCATGGAAAGCCGCGCCCATGCGCTGGAGACCGCCTACGCGCTGGCGGAAATGGCCCGGGATCTCGACGTCGGCCTGATCTACAAGACCTCGTTCGACAAGGCCAACCGCACCAGCCTTTCCGGTGCCCGTGGCGCCGGTCTCGACGCGGCGCTGCCGGTGTTCGCCGAGATTCGCGAATCCGTGGGCCTGCCGGTGATCACCGACGTGCACGAGCCGGCGCACTGCGCCGCCGTCGCCAAGGTGGTCGATGTTCTGCAAATCCCGGCTTTCCTCTGCCGCCAGACCGATCTTCTCGTCGCCGCCGCCGAGACCGGCTGCGCCATCAACGTCAAGAAGGGCCAGTTCCTCGCCCCCTGGGACATGGTCAACGTCGTCGAGAAGATCCGTGCCGCCGGCAATGACCGGGTGATGGTCTGCGAACGCGGCGCGAGCTTCGGCTACAATACCCTGATCTCCGACATGCGGGCGTTGCCGATCCTCGCCAACACTGGCTGCCCCGTCGTTTTCGATGCGACTCACTCCGTGCAACAGCCCGGCGGCAAAGGCAGCGCGTCCGGCGGCCAGCGCGAATTCGCGCCGATTCTCGCGCGTGCCGCCGTCGCCGTCGGCGTCGCCGCCGTGTTCATGGAAACGCATCCCGATCCCGATTCGGCGCCGAGCGACGGGCCGAACATGATCCCGATGAAACAGCTGCCCGCCGTGATCGGCGCGCTGCTCGAATTCGACCGGCTGGCCAAAGCGCATCCGGTGAGCATCTAG
- a CDS encoding caspase family protein, with amino-acid sequence MAAAIVRRFLTALLLLLVAGVDTPVRAEGDLSSVPILRVETGVHGARINRLVLDPAQSHVITVADDKTARVWSLADGTLLYTLRIPIGDGPEGRIHAVAISPNGKKIVVGGFTGLTWFGSAKLYVFNPLTGGWLGNIGFGQGGTAPVRDLAFLSDDRLLVALDDNKGLRVVDFAAKRIITVADDLNAPVMSIDVAADGRVVASAQDGSVRLYDSALQRLAKVPMAAGVTPYKVAFSPDASLVAVGLTGGPRPQAMLLSAKDLKPVKELSGGEKQRGALALVGWSADGEVLYGAGSYGKDGGARFIRRWPIKQPGSASDLSLGERDIVTDLRGLPGGGVLFATADPAWGTIEGDGRSRLLRERRQADFRDGFDGCFAVSATGDVVDFGLKQGGRECVRFDVTKSRLEHQPGPRTGLSRPQVSAKTVTVTDWRNKPRPQINGKPVSLDPNELARSVAVATDASGVAIGSDFAVRFFKDGVISWKTETSSPAWMVATTSDDRYVVAGLGDGSIRWLSRATGEIIVSLLVVPHEDSWVLWTPEGLYDYGGSGEALIGYHRNRVEHGQPAGVDFVEVGQVYSSYYRRDLVKRKFRGEAGTSIAAYIDHIGGASKILDRGLPPLLTLTAYCVDEHAGRQCQTFPQGTTSRGARLTDAPAVSVDAPMITLRVQTEDRGGGFGDIQVLRDNVPVPTAAGGRTTGDQNRARSDDYVVQLAPGKNEFVLKATNGAGEIESSPDEQIHFSVMNTATPAAGKPTLRLIAIGVNRFASPELTRDHELKYAVADARGVIEMMQSDQSRGVYDKVDAILLTDEQATLSNIKKAFDDIAARSQPDDVGLLFLAGHGVNIDGKYNFLPYDLRDLTLQGIRESALTHEELARLLRSLQTTRMLVAIDSYFSDNFDQDMTETAAGQLVKSGGRVILAGATSEQEARKGTTSGHGIFTSVLLDALSGKADQETGNRDRQVDVLEVSTYSLDRFPQAAERSGYYRPQQPVFKASTGDDFALREMN; translated from the coding sequence GTGGCGGCTGCGATCGTGCGCCGTTTCCTGACAGCGTTACTGCTGTTATTGGTGGCCGGCGTGGACACGCCGGTCCGTGCCGAGGGTGATCTTTCGTCGGTTCCGATCCTGCGCGTCGAGACCGGCGTCCACGGCGCCCGCATTAACCGGCTCGTCCTTGATCCGGCGCAAAGTCATGTCATCACGGTCGCTGACGACAAGACGGCCCGAGTCTGGTCGCTCGCCGACGGCACCCTGCTCTATACGTTGCGCATTCCGATCGGCGATGGTCCCGAGGGCCGCATACACGCCGTCGCGATCTCTCCCAACGGAAAGAAAATCGTCGTCGGCGGATTTACCGGGCTCACGTGGTTCGGCAGCGCGAAGTTGTATGTCTTCAATCCCTTGACCGGGGGGTGGCTCGGCAATATCGGTTTCGGCCAGGGCGGGACTGCCCCGGTCCGCGACCTGGCCTTTCTTTCCGACGATCGTCTCCTCGTCGCGCTGGATGACAACAAGGGGTTGCGCGTCGTCGACTTCGCGGCCAAACGCATCATCACGGTCGCCGACGACCTCAATGCACCCGTCATGTCCATCGACGTCGCCGCCGACGGCAGAGTCGTGGCGTCAGCACAAGACGGCAGTGTGCGTCTTTACGATTCCGCATTGCAGCGGCTGGCCAAAGTCCCAATGGCGGCGGGCGTGACGCCCTACAAGGTGGCATTCAGTCCCGACGCATCCCTCGTCGCTGTCGGTCTAACTGGTGGCCCGCGCCCGCAGGCGATGTTGCTTAGCGCAAAGGACCTGAAGCCGGTGAAAGAGCTTTCCGGCGGCGAAAAGCAACGCGGCGCCCTGGCGCTTGTCGGATGGAGCGCCGACGGCGAGGTGCTTTACGGCGCCGGGTCCTACGGCAAGGACGGCGGCGCACGCTTTATTCGACGATGGCCGATCAAGCAGCCGGGGTCCGCCTCCGATCTCTCCTTGGGCGAACGCGACATCGTTACTGATCTGCGGGGCCTTCCCGGCGGCGGCGTCCTCTTCGCGACCGCCGACCCGGCTTGGGGGACGATTGAGGGCGACGGGCGCTCACGCCTCCTGCGCGAACGCCGCCAAGCCGACTTCCGCGACGGATTCGATGGCTGCTTTGCCGTCTCGGCAACGGGCGATGTCGTCGACTTCGGGCTTAAGCAAGGTGGCCGGGAGTGTGTGCGCTTCGATGTCACCAAAAGTCGCCTCGAGCATCAGCCAGGACCGCGCACGGGCCTGAGCCGCCCGCAAGTATCCGCCAAGACCGTAACCGTGACCGATTGGCGAAATAAACCGCGACCCCAGATCAACGGTAAGCCGGTGAGCCTCGATCCCAACGAACTGGCGCGAAGCGTCGCCGTTGCCACCGACGCCAGCGGGGTGGCCATCGGCAGCGATTTCGCCGTCCGCTTCTTTAAAGACGGCGTAATCTCATGGAAAACAGAGACTTCCTCCCCGGCATGGATGGTCGCGACGACGTCCGATGATCGTTATGTCGTTGCCGGGCTCGGCGACGGATCCATTCGCTGGTTGAGCCGCGCGACCGGAGAGATCATCGTAAGTCTGCTCGTCGTCCCGCACGAAGACAGCTGGGTGCTGTGGACCCCGGAAGGACTGTATGATTATGGCGGCTCTGGCGAGGCTTTGATCGGATACCACCGCAACCGCGTCGAACACGGCCAGCCGGCGGGCGTCGATTTTGTCGAAGTCGGCCAAGTCTATTCAAGCTATTACCGCCGTGACCTGGTCAAACGAAAGTTTCGCGGTGAGGCCGGCACATCGATCGCCGCCTATATCGATCACATCGGCGGCGCCAGCAAGATCCTCGACCGCGGCCTTCCGCCGCTGCTGACTCTCACCGCGTATTGCGTGGACGAGCACGCGGGCCGGCAGTGCCAGACTTTCCCGCAGGGTACGACAAGTCGCGGTGCACGGTTGACGGACGCGCCCGCCGTGAGCGTCGACGCACCGATGATCACGCTGCGCGTGCAGACTGAGGACCGCGGCGGGGGGTTTGGCGACATTCAAGTTCTGCGAGACAACGTGCCCGTTCCGACAGCCGCGGGCGGACGCACAACCGGCGACCAGAACCGCGCGCGCTCCGACGATTACGTGGTGCAGTTGGCGCCGGGCAAAAACGAATTCGTGCTAAAGGCCACAAACGGGGCGGGCGAGATCGAGTCCTCGCCCGACGAACAGATCCATTTCTCGGTTATGAATACCGCGACGCCCGCGGCGGGAAAACCAACGCTTCGTCTTATCGCGATCGGTGTCAACCGGTTCGCCAGTCCCGAACTCACGCGTGACCATGAACTCAAGTATGCCGTCGCGGACGCGCGCGGAGTCATTGAGATGATGCAGTCCGATCAGTCGCGCGGAGTTTACGACAAGGTCGATGCAATCCTTTTGACCGACGAGCAGGCAACGCTCAGCAATATCAAGAAGGCGTTCGACGATATTGCCGCCCGCTCCCAGCCCGATGACGTCGGTTTACTTTTCCTTGCAGGCCACGGCGTCAATATCGACGGTAAGTACAACTTCCTCCCCTACGACCTGCGTGACCTCACGCTGCAGGGAATCCGCGAGTCGGCGCTGACCCATGAAGAACTTGCACGGCTCTTGCGCAGTCTGCAGACGACGCGCATGCTCGTGGCGATCGATTCCTACTTCAGCGACAATTTTGACCAGGACATGACCGAGACAGCCGCCGGTCAACTCGTCAAGTCCGGCGGCCGCGTGATTCTGGCCGGCGCGACGAGCGAGCAAGAGGCGCGGAAGGGAACGACCAGCGGCCACGGGATTTTCACCAGCGTCCTGCTTGATGCCCTTAGCGGCAAAGCCGATCAGGAAACGGGAAACCGCGACCGTCAGGTTGATGTGCTTGAAGTGTCCACCTATTCGCTCGATCGTTTCCCGCAGGCGGCGGAACGGAGCGGCTATTACCGCCCGCAACAACCCGTCTTCAAGGCAAGTACCGGGGACGACTTTGCCCTTCGGGAGATGAACTAA